The sequence AGTTTAGGGTCAAAGTCAGCTTCTATACATTGATAGTTAGTTTGGAAAGCGATCGCGTGGTGTGATCTATCATCTTGTTGTAGCTCTGCTAACAACTCGCGGCAAAATTCAATTAAATTGAGAGATGCTGGCTTAAACTCTGATTTCTCCGCTTCATCTTGACTCATGATTAATAAATCATTCAACAATTGAGTCATATGCATAACAGATTTTTGAATGCGGCGAAAATGAGCAACTTGTCGCTCATCGCTCCATTTATGGCGATAATGTTCTAACAATTCTGCAGAAGAATGGATAGTGGCTAAAGGATTGCGAAACTCGTGGGAAGTAGTAGCGAGTAAGTGGGATTTGAGTTCACTCAGTTTCTTTTCTTGCAAAAGTGCTTGGCGCGTCGCTTCTTCTGCTCTTTGTAATTTTGCTTGTGTCTGTTTGGTTGTGGTAGTATCCCGCAGCAACCAACGCAGACCGACTGACTGATCCGGCTGATGGCGGATGACAGCTACTCTGACGGCGGCGATAATGGGTGTACGGTTACGGGGACAAATGTTAACTTCCCACTCTTGAATATCAACGCTAGAGTATAAGTTACGGAGTTGATAATGAAAGTTTACCTGTTCTTCCTCAGCTATATAAATATCCAGTGGTTCACCGATTAAAAAACCGTTAGAGATATTGAGCAGGTTATTAGCAGCACGGTTAGCTTCTTGAACTACGCCTTGCATATTAGTCACCAAATAAGCGTCTGGTGCTTCTTCAAATAGCTCCTGGTAGCGGCGATTTTGGATTAACAATACTTGTCGAGCATTAGACAATTCCTGATTTTGTTGCTGTAAATCTTCTTGAGCAATTTGCAACTCTTCCAAGGCTTGATGGAGTTCTTCAAAGATGGTGGTGATAAATTGAAGATCATCTGCGACTTGCGCTTGTTCACTTTGGCGTTGCAAAAAAGCAATCCGTTGACGCATATTCCATATCTCTAATTCCCAGTCGTGCAAATTCACGCAGCTGCTCCTTCCTTCTAACTATCTCAAACTCTGGCTCAATTTTAAGACTCTCTATCTTAGTTGTCTCATACGAATTAGAGATAGGATATGAAGCTATGCACAGTAACAAACAATAGGTTGACTTTTCAGACAGTCGCTAAAAAATCTATCTTTCACAGACCTCCGCGTACCTTAGCGCTCACCTCCCGAACTTTGCTCAACGCGGGAAACCCGCGCACGCAAGTTCTCTCCGCGTACCTTTGCGTTAAAAAAATCTCATATTTGGCGCACCCTGACAAAGAAACAATATGACTACAAACAACTTCTAGGTAAAGTTTTCATAGAGCTAGTGCTCGAAGCTCAGTGATAATATCAGCCCATTTTACACCTACGAGGTTAGGTAAAACTAGGTGGGCGGCGCCGACTCGTGCTGGTGGGCCGAGTCCTACAGCCCACATACCAGCGGCGAGGGCGGCTTCAATTCCGGCGGTGGCGTCTTCTATGACTACACATTCGGCTGGTGGGACTTGTAGTTGCTTGGCTGCGTATAAAAACAAGTCTGGGGCTGGTTTGGGTCGTTGGACGCTGTAACCATCAGCGATCGCATCTACTTTACCAGCTATTCCTAGTCTGTCTACAACTACGGTGGCGTTTTTGCTGGCGGAACCGATGGCGGTTTTGATTCCTAATTGTCTGAGTTCATCTAGTAAAGCGATCGCTCCTGGTAACAAATCTTTAGTGCTGATTTTTTGAATCGATTCTACATAATAGCGGTTTTTGCGCTCCATCATTTCTTGAATTTGTGCTTCTTGCAACTTCCTATCGCCCAGGATAAACATCAGTGAAGCGCGTCGAGACACACCGCGTAAGGCTTCGTTGGCTTGGCGATTAAAAGGTATACCCTCCTCATCTGCTAGCCTTTGCCAACCTAAATAATGATATTCTGCTGTGTCTGTGAGCACACCGTCTAAGTCAAAGATCACGGCTTTCACGTCGAGAGATGGCATAAATTGACTCCGGAACTCGATAAACTCTTCCCTAGCCTCTAGCCCTGGTTGTCGCAAATCAAATTTATGCCATTGTCCACGCCAGTGTAGCTGAAATTGCAGGCGCGTCCAACCGCGAGGGAGATGGGGGCGAGCAACGGGGCCGTTTTTGGTAAACTGAATACCACCAAACCCAAAGACTACGGTTTGCCAAACACCGCCAGCACTAGCGCCATGAATCCCGTCTTTGGTGTTACCTCTGGAATCTTGGATATCGACCATTGCGGCTTGCATAAACAGTTCATAAGCTGTGGTCAAATTACCTAAATCTGCGGCTAAGATGGAGTGAATTGCGGGCCCTAGGGATGAACCATAGGTAATGTCGGTGCGGGGTGCGTAGTAGTTCCAGTTAGTTTGTAAGGCTTGTGGGTTGTAGGGAAAATCGGCTGATGGTCGCATCAAATATAACAGCATCAAGACATCTGGTTGTTTTAATACCTGTCGTTTGTTGGTAGCTTCTATTCCCAGGATGGCTTGTATGGAGCGGGTGCGCGGTTCATAATCTTGGAGGTTGATGTCTTCTAGTTGCCAAAATCCTTGAAACTGCTCGATTAATTCTGTGGTGGCGTCGTGGAGAATCCAGATATTGTTGATGATATCTTGCCAGTGCGATCGCTCTTCGACTGTCAGGTGCAGTTTTGTTTCTATTTCCGAGGCGTGCTCTGGAAAGTTCTGACTCAGCCAATCATAAACTAGCAGTGCTTTTTCTAAATGCCATTGCACTAAACGGTTGGTGAAGGCGTTGTTGTGTACGAATTCGTGGTATTCATCTGCACCGATAACTTCCCGAATTTCGTATTGTTGCAAATCTGGATTGAATTCTACCCGACTACCCCAAAAAATCGCTGTGTCGAGGATGATTTCGGCGCCACAATCGCGCATCCATTGGTCGTCACCTGTGGCTTGCCAATAATACCATGTACTGTAAGCGATATCTGCACCAATATGAATTTCGCGATCGCGGCACCAAATCCGCACGTCTTCACCGTAAAAATCGCTAGGTAATGACCACCTTGGTGTAACTTCGTCACCAGTCACCGCGCTTTCCCACGCAAACATGGCGCCTGCATAGCCGTAGTGTGCAGCTTTGCGGCGTGCTCCATTTAAGGTATGGTAACGGTAATTAATTAAGTTGCGGGCGATCGCTGGCTGGGTATAAATAAAGAATGGCAAGATAAAAATTTCTGTATCCCAAAAAATATGTCCGTGATAACCAAAGCCAGAAAGGGTTTTGGCGGGGATACTCACTTTGTCGTCATGTCTGGGAGCGGCGATTAATAGTTGAAACAGGTTGTAGCGAACAGCAAATGCGGCTACACTATCGCCTTCAATCACGATGTCGCTGTTTTCCCAAACATTATCCCATGCTTGCCCGTGAGATTTGAGCAATACAGGGTAGTCTGGAGCAAGAGCAAGTTTATTTTGGGCGGCTAAGATTGGTGTCTCCACTTCCCGTGAAGTAAAAATTGTGACAATTTTCTCCACAATTACCGTCTGTTCAGCAGCCGCTAGAAATGTGGTGCTGAGGGTAGGATAACCAGGGGCGCTGGTGACTTGTAGCGATGCATCAACACCAAAAATTCTCATTCTCGCCGCCATAGCAATGTCAATTTGCGAACTGCGGGTGCGACGCTGTAGCCAAATACCTTCTGCGATTTTACCTTGGTCTAATTCTTGCCAGTGGTTGAAGCCTACATTTTCAGGATAACCGTTGATGCTGGCTTGAATTTCAATTAAACCATCAAAGTTGAGGGGTTTTAGCTGTAGGCGTTGCCC is a genomic window of Fortiea contorta PCC 7126 containing:
- a CDS encoding PAS domain-containing sensor histidine kinase; translated protein: MNLHDWELEIWNMRQRIAFLQRQSEQAQVADDLQFITTIFEELHQALEELQIAQEDLQQQNQELSNARQVLLIQNRRYQELFEEAPDAYLVTNMQGVVQEANRAANNLLNISNGFLIGEPLDIYIAEEEQVNFHYQLRNLYSSVDIQEWEVNICPRNRTPIIAAVRVAVIRHQPDQSVGLRWLLRDTTTTKQTQAKLQRAEEATRQALLQEKKLSELKSHLLATTSHEFRNPLATIHSSAELLEHYRHKWSDERQVAHFRRIQKSVMHMTQLLNDLLIMSQDEAEKSEFKPASLNLIEFCRELLAELQQDDRSHHAIAFQTNYQCIEADFDPKLLHQILNNLILNAMKYSPHGSTIRFSVNYIHNQAILQIQDFGIGIPPADIEHIFEPFHRGSNVANIPGMGLGMSIVKKALSLHGGEITVESLVNRQTTFTITLPLTEDLRILLVS
- the pgmB gene encoding beta-phosphoglucomutase, whose translation is MDIKGNFRNFLFTDWILIETQFVPEHLQSKETVFTIGNGYLGTRGSFEEGYSQGLPATFIHGVYDEVPVVYTELVNCPDWLPLVVSINGDRFRMDQGEILNYDRQLDLRQGLVVRSVRWRSPGGNTIDFEFQRFASLADQHILGQRLQLKPLNFDGLIEIQASINGYPENVGFNHWQELDQGKIAEGIWLQRRTRSSQIDIAMAARMRIFGVDASLQVTSAPGYPTLSTTFLAAAEQTVIVEKIVTIFTSREVETPILAAQNKLALAPDYPVLLKSHGQAWDNVWENSDIVIEGDSVAAFAVRYNLFQLLIAAPRHDDKVSIPAKTLSGFGYHGHIFWDTEIFILPFFIYTQPAIARNLINYRYHTLNGARRKAAHYGYAGAMFAWESAVTGDEVTPRWSLPSDFYGEDVRIWCRDREIHIGADIAYSTWYYWQATGDDQWMRDCGAEIILDTAIFWGSRVEFNPDLQQYEIREVIGADEYHEFVHNNAFTNRLVQWHLEKALLVYDWLSQNFPEHASEIETKLHLTVEERSHWQDIINNIWILHDATTELIEQFQGFWQLEDINLQDYEPRTRSIQAILGIEATNKRQVLKQPDVLMLLYLMRPSADFPYNPQALQTNWNYYAPRTDITYGSSLGPAIHSILAADLGNLTTAYELFMQAAMVDIQDSRGNTKDGIHGASAGGVWQTVVFGFGGIQFTKNGPVARPHLPRGWTRLQFQLHWRGQWHKFDLRQPGLEAREEFIEFRSQFMPSLDVKAVIFDLDGVLTDTAEYHYLGWQRLADEEGIPFNRQANEALRGVSRRASLMFILGDRKLQEAQIQEMMERKNRYYVESIQKISTKDLLPGAIALLDELRQLGIKTAIGSASKNATVVVDRLGIAGKVDAIADGYSVQRPKPAPDLFLYAAKQLQVPPAECVVIEDATAGIEAALAAGMWAVGLGPPARVGAAHLVLPNLVGVKWADIITELRALAL